A segment of the Juglans regia cultivar Chandler chromosome 15, Walnut 2.0, whole genome shotgun sequence genome:
TCACATCTGGGCTTATAATATGAGTCCAAAGCAATTATTGTCTCGTACTGTGAAGTTGCATAACTGTTAATAGCAGGCCAGCAAAGTTAATGTACTGTACAAGCCTAATATATATCATGGGCTTCATGCATTCCACACGCCCCAACATCATCTACAAATTATTCTGTCACTAAAGAAGCCTTTTATAGACGAATGAGAGTTTTCTCTATCTCTCGGTTTTGTCGAGCATCTATGTcagtattgtatatatatatctaaagaaatgttttagtagatttcataaaaataaatttataaatttatgtaatttgatgtgatacgttaaattataaaataatttttattaaatagatctaacatatcatataaaattacgctaatttgtaaattttttataaaatctcatttatttaaAGGCCCATCTGTCCTATATATTTTGCATAGCCTCGTGTTGAAGAGAACGGCAACTTCAAAGGTGGCAGTATATATGATCACTTATGGCGCGCAGTAGTTCATTTTTAAGAATTATTCCTCACTACTCGATCAagtcttgaaatatatatatatagttgcattCCCAACTATAAAAATCATCAGTGCATGCCCATGTTCTTATATGCCTGCTAAGTATccgatatgaaatattttatccataaaaagattgtataaaaataaattcacaaaataacatgacttaatatgatacgttaaGTTATAATGTTACtttaatgataattaaaatgaaaCTAACAAATTAATTCAAAAGCCAAATTGTTAGATGATCAGCTTTCTTTGGATATTCCTCGATCAAGACTACTACTAAGAAACtgtctatacatatatatatatatatatatattgtcatccCATTTAGAACCAACGGAAATTGGACATGAATATATAATCATTAGCcccaaagaaaaatttataaaaaacttacttctcaACATGTCAActattaatatgttaaaaattataaaatttaaaaattaacaaaataagtaTTGTACGTGAAATTGTAAGTAAATGTAACACTAGTATTACTCAGCTAGCCCCAAATTAATAAAGGGATGAATAGATCAAGAGTAAATAATAACTGTAATAAaattctttaactttttttttggttacAAATGATGGTTAATTTTCTATACCTTACATCGATAAGAAATGcacaaaagatatatatatatatatatatatatatatatatatatatatatatatatatattacataaagaAATTTAAGGCCAaccttagctagctagctatattgCTATCTAGCTAGGGTTATCCAAAGATCCCTGATGATTTACTTTGGGTCCGATAATTGATAGATGAAAGCACAGAAACAAGAACCATGCAAACAGTGCCTATCAACAGAACACCGGTTGCAACGTTCGCTCTAGTATAGAAGTTCTTAAATCCACTGCCCGGACTCCTTTCTATCTCTATAGTGACTGCAAAACCAGCACCCACAGCCGTAGCCAGAAGCAAGCTGATCATCTGTACGTACGTTGAtcaataatcaaattaatattaactaCTCATGATGGCCTGGAATTCATGATGCATGATTGTTATGATCAGTGCTGAATAATATTACGACTTTTTTAATGACAAGAAATTAAAGACCaccaacaatattaataattcactcCAAAATGATCAAAAAATTAACCTTATCTCCGAAGAAATCAAATTCTGGCAAATATCCGTTGCGGATTAACCTCTTTCCTGTAGATGCATAGTACACAGCAAAAGGCAACTGCAACACCGTGTAGGCTCCACTAATCGACGCAATAGAAAGCACATACCTGAgaatatatgtacatatatatatatatatatatatataatatggttgGAAGGTTTAAAGCAGAAGGAAGAGATCATGCATGCAACCAATTAATTGTTAtccatgctgcatgcatgcatgcaaaataATTGACATGATCACCTGTATGTGATGAGATCTTTGAAGCTTCCGAATTGAACACCTTCAAAGATGGCTTTGTCAGTAACTAGAAGCACAATAGAAGCGATTATGGACGCTAGAGTGAGGATCCTCAATATTAGGGACGAGATTGCTATAACTTTTGTTCTATCGGCCATCATGCAATTCCTAATTGCCTCCTATGTCACGAAAGAACCCTAGCTTTTTATAGACAAACAAGAGTacttggctctctctctctctctctctctacttcaaTATTAGGTTCATTTTTCTTACCTTGTTTTGTCTTAATTTTGTGGTGGTgacaatttatataaattcattttgcCACATAATTCCCTACAGATAAAACAGGCAAGCGATGAAAccaactcttttatttatgtaccttcacaaatattaaatatatatatatatatatatatatataatagcaatTGATTGACAGATTATCAACAGTGCAGCATTCGCAGCAACTCTAAAATCAAGTGCCTAGGTTTCTTCATACCTTCTTGTACGTGCATGCTTAACAAGCATCCAACACAAGGGGCCGGCATGTTTTGAATAATTTGATGCGGCGATCAATCCGTGCCATATATCCGCCCATTCGCGAGAGCCAGATTATTAGATCAGCTTCTTTGGATCACACCTAGGCCTACCAATTCCATTCCCAAATGGTAATGTCAGATACAGTTATAAATTGTACAAATGTCGcacattccttttaaaaaagagtgaattttattaataaaaaattaatttttttttacactaatctcatatttattcattttttttaatgaatacaCGACCTTACACACTCTAcaactataatttttattaagaaattattgatTATGGACGTATCAATCATCTTACATTTGATACATTTTCTCTATCCTATTTGCCTTTGTTGGACCTTGCAGAAAACAAACTACTTCCGGCTATTAGAATTCTATTTAGAGTGACCCATATGCCACAATTTGTTAAGAAGGTTAATTCAATTAAATTTGGGTGctaagagttttatttttaatgaacaaCTAATAATGGATAATTCATATTCTTTTATTGGAGGAATAGTTCAAGTCTAACTCTGTTAGAGAGTCTCTAGCCTAGCCTATAAATAAAGTGTATGTGTATACCATCGGtacaacaattaaaaaaaaggcataGGCCAGAAGATTCTCTTCCTACTCACgtttaacatatttttcttaaagtgaGATTTCTTTTAGGCTCTTATTTATTCTTGAAAAACCATGGCAGGcgtgctattttatttttgttgctaaTTATTCCATATCtagtattttttctttcatgtggTATCGGAGCCAAGTTTATGCCAATTGATTCagattttttagatatttgtatttttttcgtTTGAGCATGAAAATCTAATATCATTGTGTTTTCTTTGTGAGATCACATTTGGTTTGATATGAGAAGTTTTATTGTCtttcttgtgatttttttctttttttttgtctctgGATCTCTACAAAATCGTAAACATcttggtttgatttttattttataacccGCATCCTTACATATTCAATTTTCATGGATTCTTTGTGATTCTTGATTTTGTATTCAAACATGTTCATAAATACATGCTTATGAGACTATATAGTCCATGCTTACACAATTTTATCGCATGATTTATGGTTTAAGAGTCTAGGGTTTGATGTTTTGTTCATAAGGTTTTAAGGCCGaatgaattttttcaaaatctgtCACATGCTGTTGATACCCACCTCAAATAAGCATTAAAttgtgatatatatttttattacaaataaaacGCCTCAATAATCACTGAATTTGGAGCTCCAGAGCTCAAGTTATATCCAAAAACCCATTTTGAGACCCGCGGACCCAACCCAAACCAATTCCAGACCCGGCCAGAGGTAGAGGATGACCTCCAGCCAAGGCGTGTGAGATTCACGCGCCCATATAGTGTATGATTATTGATTACAGCCCCTCCTCTTTACTTGATAGGTGctgattatttataaaaaataaaaaaaaaaaaaaaaaaaagatacatcCGAATTTGCAACAAGGTCTGTGTTGTATAAAAAGATGGGCCTGCttattattttggtttcttAGCCTTATTAGGCCTTTGGTCTTTTAACACTTTTACCCATTAAAATGCACCCATGTTAGGCCAACCTTTCGGGCTGGGCCATGTGCTCAGGTAGGCACGGGTTGATCCACCCAAACGGTTTTGACCAGCCCGACCTAtaggaataaaatattaatttttaaataatattaatttttcaaaaaaattaagattttgttcCTGGACTTgtttttgaattgtttgttctttctattaattttgGTGGATCAATATATTGTTTTTCCTATGGTAAGATGCTAGAGGTTGtgattatttgaaatattttgggaGTAGCCGAAGCATCCTTATctattgaaaaataatcatataagaTTGATTATCGGAGTATTTTAGGAGTAGCCAAAGCATCctaatttgtaataataatcatataaaGTTTCGATTTCATAAAGATATATTGGCATCTGTGTTGTGATTAAATCATTATTTTAGTGACCTGGCCCCAAAGGAAGGTTATTATTTCGTTGTTTAATTAGAATAAGATAAATGATCTAGTGTTGGTGGTAGATTTTTCTAGGCCCAAAGGTATGGAGAGTTTATTCATTAGCATTGAATTATTTTAGTCttattatttagatatttagTAAATTTATGTGTGATGCAACCTCTATTTATAGTTGGTTAAAATTTACTATTGGTTAAATTGACATTGgttgatttaaataaaatcaaattcatagcATTAAAGTGTTTCTTGGTTATTGCAGCTTTAACATTTCCAACTTCACATTTTGATGATATTATTCGTATTCCGATGCTAAATGGTGACAATTTCTTtgactgaaaataaaatattcttttgaaatttgGGTGCTTAGAGTTTGATATGGTTTGTGTGGAAGAACCACCCGCCCTCACGGAATCAAGTACCCCAACACATATTTCTAAACATGAACGGTGGGAGCAATCTAATCgcttatttttgttgtttataaaATCTCATATCAACAAGAGCATTAGGGGTTTTgtatgaacccgcaggaatgaattcccttgaacccacaatcaatttgaaaactttccaaaaaagtcaaaatcaagtcaacggatggaaaacctagacccgatgagaacttgtttcaagaatctagattatattaaaatctacacccgttgaataacccgtctcaagaacccagattacaaaggaggaatgccataaaggttgtgatttacatttgataagttcaagagttcaatcaagaacaagaggagaaaactcaactcacaaataaaattcaatattgtctaacccctcaaatgaggctacaaagagtttttaaacccaaacctaatcaaaaccctagccaaaataaagtccattttacccaaaattacccttgatgaacagtaccggctatagtatgcgcggctacagtaacccctaaaataaattgatgaaaccctagctcctaaaaaataagtttccaaataagcccttagccaaaatacaaggccttcccaaaaatatagttcataagaaataagacatgtgagtcaaacatcttcaagcccacttattctaaactaataaaataaacatttaaccaaattggaagcctccaataacaataggttGTATCTCTaggtcatgtcttccacagcttgaatctagtggatcaaaactggttcttcttctttcagacccatcttgagtgttgggatcttgctggcttcattccaagtggattgcaccaatccttgcactgcttccttgatcttcttggcccttgatcttgtaattggcccatctggaacttgcaaaggatctttaagagtaggcccaccttggttcctatcaggTTTTATCCATGAAACCGATAAGGCTAAAGCATTTCTGAAGGCTGTTGAGGAACAATTCATTCGTTCCATCAAGGCTTTAGCTAGCACCTTAATGAAGAAACTATCAAGTAAGACTTTTGATAGTACTAAAGGTGCGTGGGCACATTATGCATATGAGAGACATGACGGCTCAACTTAAGTCCCTAAAGATGGAGATCTCTGAATCATTCTTGGTACATTTCATTCTGAATTCTCTCCCTTCTGAGTATGGTActttcaaaatctcttacaacaCACATAAGAATAAATGGTCAGTTAACGAATTATTGACCATATGTGTTCAAAAAGATGagagattgaaaaatgagaggcCTAAAAGTGTTCATATGGCCACTCATACTAATGGAAGAACAATAAAGGCAATGATGCCTAACTGCATAAGCACAATGTGTCATTCAAGAAAAATGGCAATAAGGATTCTTGTTTcttctgcaaaaataaaaataaaataaaataaaaagagcataTGAAGAAGGATTGCCAAAATATAAGAGATGGCTCAAAAAGAAAGGTAATCTTCTATCTCTAGTgtatcatgaattattttttatagaagcTCCCCGaaacacatggtggattgattctggtTCTACAATCCATATTGTTAATACCATGCAAGGATTTCTAAAAACAAGGAAACTGAAACCAAGTGAACAATATGTTTATTCAGGACACAAGATGCGTTCACAAGTAAAAGCTGTTgggatttttatattatttttaaaaactggttTTGTTTTAGACcttgaaaatgtattttttattcctaatttttctagaaatttgGTCTTAGTTacaaaattaattgagattgaATTTGAGTTTAGATTTGTTAATCCTacttttagcatttttaagGATAATATTTACATTGGTGGTGGAATAAAAGTTGAtggtttatttaaatttgagttAGATCCTAATTttgagaataattatttatccTTACATATTGATGTTGGTATTAAGCAGAGCATCATAAATGAGAACTCATCCATGTTATGGCATAGGAGATTAGGACATATCTCCATAGAGAGAATTAAAAGGTTGGTGAATGATGGAGTCTTACAAACTcttgattttactaattttaGGACTTGTGTGGATTGCATAAAGGGAAAGCAGACTAACAAAACCACTAAAGGTGCCACAAGGAGTTCAAGTATTTTAGAAATCATATACACTGATATATGTGGACCTTAACTACTCCCTGCTTAAATGGTCATAGATATTATATCTCATTCATTGATGACCATACCAGGTATATGTATCTCTACCTTCTAAATGAAAAGGCTGAGGCATTAAATGCTTGCAAAACCTATAAAGTTGAAGcagagaaacaaaagaaaaagaaaatcaagatcGTAAGATCTGATAGGGGAGGGGGAGTATTATGGTAGGTACACAGGAAAGGGACAAATGATGGGTCCATTTGCGAAATTTCTCGAAGAAGAGGGCATTATTGCTCAATACACAATGTCCAACATACCGCAACAAAATGGTGTAGATGAAATGAGGAATTGCATGCTTATGGACATGGTAAGAAGCATGATTAGTAATTATGAATTGCCATTATTCTTGTGGAGTGAAGCCTTGAAAACCGTTGTGTATATCTTGAACAAAGTTTCGTCCAAGGCTGTCTCTAAGACACCTTTTGACTTATGGACTAGACGAAAATAAAGTTTGAGTCATTTACACGTATGAGGTTGTCTTATTGAAGTGGGGATTTATAATCCTCACATAAATAAATTGGACCCAAGAACAATAAGTGGTTTTTTCATTGGCTATTTGGTAAACTCCAAAAGATTTAGGTTTTATTGTCCTCCAAATAGTCCTAGAATTGTTGAGAGCAGAAATGTCAAATTCCTTGAGGATGCTGAACCTAGTGAGAGTGCTTATCCTCATAAGTTACAATTTGAGGAAGCATAAGAGCAGACTAAAACTCCTTCATATGGAGGAAGTATGATTATGCTAAGAGAAGATAAAATTGATTACTCTAAGCAACAATCATTTACAGAGTAGTCTACTCATGAATAACAAGTTCAAGGAGAACCTACCATAGTTTACAAACTACAGCGGAGGTAGTATTAAGAAAATCCTCAAGAGTAAGGAGACTAGCAATTTCTAATGACTATATGGTTTACCTCCAAGAATCTGACTTTGATGTTGGACCTAAGGAGGATCTAAGCTCATTTTCATAGGCCAAGAGTGGAGATAATTCCACATCTTGatatgatgccatgaaagatgagatGGAATCCATGGCTAAAAATCAAGTCTGGGATCTCGTTGACTTACCTAATGGAGCAGTAGCCATTGACTACAAATGGgtttataaaatcaaaaggGATGCTCCTGGTAATGTTGAACGACGTAAAGCTAGACTTGTGGCTAAATGATTTACTCAAAATGAAGGCATTGACTACCATGAAACCTTCTCTGCAGTTTCTAAGAACGATTCATTCAGGATAATCATGGCATTAGTAGCTCATTTTGATCTAGAGTTATAtcagatggatgtgaaaacgACATTCTTAAATGGGGATCTTGAAGATGAGGTATATATGTTACAACTTGAGAGTTTTAAAGATAACAGTCAGAAAGTTTGCAAATTAAAAGAATCTATATATGGACTTAAGCAGGCCTCCCGCCACTGGTATATAAAGTTTCGTGAGGTTATTAGCTCATTTGGATTTATTGAGAACCTTGTTGATCAGTGCATATATCTTAAGGTCAGTggaaataaatacattttcttAGTCCTATATGTAGATATTTTGCTTGCAAACAGTGATTTAGGCTTGCTTCACGATACCAAGCAATTTCCTTCTCAAAACTTTGAAATGAAGGATTTAGGTAAAGCctcttatgtcattggcataGAGATTCACAGAAACaggaaagaaataattttggacTGTCTCAAAACGTCTACATTGAAAAGGTTTTGGAAAGATTCAACGTGAAGAGTCGTATGGCTTCGGTGGCGCCTATTGTCAAAGATATGCATTTAGTAAAATCCAGTGCCCTCAAAATGCATTGGAGTAGGAGCAGATGAAATGGATACCGTATGCATCAACAGTAGGAAGCTTAATGTATGCACATGTCTACACTAAACCTAACATTGGCTTTGCAGTGGGATTATTAGGTCGATATCAAAGTAACTCAGATTTGGGTCATTGGAAGGCTG
Coding sequences within it:
- the LOC108993064 gene encoding CASP-like protein 4D1, with amino-acid sequence MADRTKVIAISSLILRILTLASIIASIVLLVTDKAIFEGVQFGSFKDLITYSGAYTVLQLPFAVYYASTGKRLIRNGYLPEFDFFGDKMISLLLATAVGAGFAVTIEIERSPGSGFKNFYTRANVATGVLLIGTVCMVLVSVLSSINYRTQSKSSGIFG